The Erythrobacter sp. SDW2 region CAAGGCGACCTGCACCGACGTCCGTTCGGACGGCAAGTATGTCGACCAGGGCGAGCAGGACAACCTCATCGTCCAGAAGATCGAAGGCAACAAGGACGCCGTCGGCATCTTCGGCTACTCCTATCTCGAAGAGAACCTGTCGAAGCTGCAGGGGCTGACCATGAACGGCGTCGAGCCGACCTACGAGAATATCTCGAGCTTCGAATATCCGGGTGCCCGCCCGCTGTTCGTCTACGTCAAGAAGAACCATGTCGGTGCCATCCCGGGCCTCGCCGAATACCTCAAGCAATGGACGCTGATGTGGGGCAAGGACGGCGAGCTGGCCAAGGTCGGCTTCGTCGCTTCGCCCGAAGCCGAGCAGGCTGCCAATGCCGCCAAGGCGACCGGCCTCGAGCCGCTGCTGACCAAGGCCGACCTCGAAAAGAAGTAAGCCTTACGGCCGCCAAGGCCAGAAATCCGAAGGCCGGGGACCTCAAGGTTCCCGGCCTTTCCTTTTGCCCTATCCGGCAGGCATCGATTTCCAGCTGGTGTCGATCCGGTCAGCCGGGCCGTTGTCGCGGGTCTCGACGGGAATGCCGGCCTTCCTGTAGCGCTCGGCCAACGCTTCGAGCGCCTCCCCGCGTCCGCTGAGAACAATCGGCAGGCCGATCCGGCTCGCTGCCCACTGGACCAATGCGGCGGCGTTCTTGCCCTGTTCGTCAGGTGCGCCATCGGCAAGGGTGATGTCCGGCAGCTCTGCCATCGGAGGGCGCAGGCGCACATCCCAGCCTTGCATGGACCCGATAGCCCGCTGCTCCAGCATCCGGTAGCCCTGCAAACCCAGCCCCGGCAATGCCCGGGCATTGGCCATGGCCCGGCGATTGTCCCGGTCGATGGTGATCTCGCTGGCAGGCACGCCGGCAACGAGCGACAGCCGCTGGGCCAGCCCGGCCACCTGTTCGGCGTTCTTGCGAGCAGCCTCTTCCTCGCGCGCCCGTTCGAGCTGGGCTTCCTCGGCAGCGCGGGGATCGTTGCTGACCTTGAACTGGTCGATCTCGACCTCGACCGGGCGACCCAGCAACCTTTCGAGCCGGCGCGACACGTCAATGTCTGCCTGCCGCGCGAACTGCGGGGTCAGGACCGAGGCCTCAATCCGCAGCGGAGCTGTATCATACTTGATGTCGAGTTGGTCGATCCGGGCCTCTTCGACAAAGGCTTCATCGATAGTGGCGCGGATCTGGCGCGAGGCGTTGGCCTCCCAGGCGATAGTCCTGAGTGTCAGGGCCAGCGGCACCGCCAGCAGAATGAAGCTGAAAGCGATGACCACGTCCTGCAGTCGGTTCTGCTTGTCGGTCAGCCGCGAGCGGAAGCCATAGAGCCGGGCCATGATCGCCGCGGTGAAGGCGATGGTCATGAGGTTAGTGACGAACAGCATCAACGCTCCGCCAAACACCGTCCAGTTGAAGGTAGCGAGGCCGAAACCGACCACGGCCAGCGGCGGCATCAAGGCAGTCGCAATGGCGACGCCGACAATGGTGCCCATCTTTCCGCGGATGGTTGCATAACCACCGGCGAGGGCAGAGAACAACGCCACCAGCAGGTCGAACAGGTTGGGCCTGGTGCGTGCAGCGATTTCCTCGGTCACGGTCTGCAACGGAGAAAGCAGCACGATCAATGCGCAGAACCCGATTGCCAAGGCCGAGCCGATAGCGAGCGCCTTGAGGCAGCGACGCAGCCACACCACGTCTCCGGTGGCCATGGCGAAGCCCGAGCCGATGATCGGGCTCATCAGCGGTGACAGGAGCATGGCCCCGATGACCACGGCCGGCGAACTGAGAAGCAGGCCGAGCACCGCGATGCCGGCCGACATCATGGTCATGAAAATATAGTGCGAGGTGAACATCGTTTCGCCGCGAATGCTTTCGATCACGGCATCCTGGTCGACATCCTCGACCACCGCTTCGCGCCACCAGGTACGGAAGTGTACCAGCGCCCGAAGCAGGGTGTAGTTGGTGGTCTTGCGTTCTGAGGATGGGGCGGATTCTTGCGTGTTCATGGCCCGGCTATAATCCAACTTCCCGCCCGGGCACGTAAATTTCGCTATCCCTCAAATGCATCGCCCCGGACCGCATGGGCGATCCGGGGCGTGCATTGACGAACTGCGGGCGGTCAGAAGTCGACCGAGACGCGTCCGTAAATGAACCTGCCGCTGAAGCCGAACGGCGACTGCGACGAATAGGGCAGGAAACTGTTGTTGAGGCCGAAGTTGAACCCGTCGACCGTCCCGAAGGGCAAGCGGTCGGGATACTCGTCGAGCAGATTGTTGGCACCCACGGCCAGCTGGACATTCTCCAGCGGATTGACCCGCAGCTCGAGGTCGAGAACCCACTTCGGCGATAGGGTGATGTCACCCGGCGCGGTGCCCTTGGCGACGGTAATGTCACTGGTGCTGCCGGTCGGCAGGAACACCGAGCCATAGCGGTTGCCGCGCAGAGTGGCACCGAAGGGCTCCAGGTCCCAGTCCAGCCCGAAGTTGAACTTGTTCGAAGGCTGGCCGTCGGTCAGGCGGAAGCTCTCCGGCCG contains the following coding sequences:
- a CDS encoding DUF389 domain-containing protein — translated: MNTQESAPSSERKTTNYTLLRALVHFRTWWREAVVEDVDQDAVIESIRGETMFTSHYIFMTMMSAGIAVLGLLLSSPAVVIGAMLLSPLMSPIIGSGFAMATGDVVWLRRCLKALAIGSALAIGFCALIVLLSPLQTVTEEIAARTRPNLFDLLVALFSALAGGYATIRGKMGTIVGVAIATALMPPLAVVGFGLATFNWTVFGGALMLFVTNLMTIAFTAAIMARLYGFRSRLTDKQNRLQDVVIAFSFILLAVPLALTLRTIAWEANASRQIRATIDEAFVEEARIDQLDIKYDTAPLRIEASVLTPQFARQADIDVSRRLERLLGRPVEVEIDQFKVSNDPRAAEEAQLERAREEEAARKNAEQVAGLAQRLSLVAGVPASEITIDRDNRRAMANARALPGLGLQGYRMLEQRAIGSMQGWDVRLRPPMAELPDITLADGAPDEQGKNAAALVQWAASRIGLPIVLSGRGEALEALAERYRKAGIPVETRDNGPADRIDTSWKSMPAG